A stretch of Synergistaceae bacterium DNA encodes these proteins:
- a CDS encoding peptidase dimerization domain-containing protein — protein sequence MVDIQDRHKELKARAFEAIDKRADDLEQFVRDVGKHAEVGFFETRTAAKVAKFLRELQLPVEEGFALTGVEALLDTKRAGPKVAVLGELDSVVCFDAPDANPETGAAHQCGHHVQLGVMLATAVGLTSAGVAPELAGKIVFMGVPAEEYIQIERRLKLKEEGKLHFIGGKAELIRLGRFDDVDMTMMIHASSNRPGPSVDSGKTSNGFVGLTVRYIGRQAHAAGSPDKGINALNAAVLGISAVNALRETFRDDDHVRVHFIITKGGDLVNCVPDDVRLEAYVRASSVPVIEETLTRVLRAFRAGGDAVGAQTECRVLPGMFPLAGCPELYDLFNENSKPFVPPEGFFNGGHMAGSTDMGDISQIMAAAHPNTGGMDGVLHGADARVVDYNAAIIAPGKAMAGTVIDLLSDDAAAAKKIISTFKPNLTKEEYLKKLNAYFDYK from the coding sequence GTGGTGGATATTCAGGACCGGCACAAAGAATTGAAAGCCCGTGCTTTCGAAGCGATCGACAAACGCGCGGACGATCTGGAACAGTTTGTTCGGGATGTGGGGAAACATGCGGAGGTCGGTTTTTTTGAAACGCGGACCGCCGCAAAAGTCGCGAAGTTTCTGCGGGAACTGCAGTTGCCCGTGGAGGAGGGTTTTGCCCTGACGGGAGTGGAAGCCCTGCTGGACACGAAGCGGGCGGGACCGAAAGTGGCCGTGCTGGGCGAGCTGGATTCGGTCGTCTGCTTCGACGCTCCGGACGCCAATCCGGAGACGGGAGCGGCGCACCAGTGCGGACATCACGTGCAGCTGGGCGTCATGCTGGCGACGGCCGTGGGACTGACATCCGCCGGGGTGGCTCCGGAGCTTGCCGGAAAAATCGTGTTCATGGGAGTTCCGGCGGAGGAATACATCCAGATTGAACGGCGGCTGAAGCTGAAGGAAGAGGGGAAACTTCACTTCATCGGAGGCAAGGCGGAGCTGATCCGTCTCGGACGTTTCGACGACGTGGACATGACGATGATGATTCACGCGTCCTCCAACCGTCCGGGGCCTTCCGTGGACTCCGGGAAAACGAGCAACGGGTTCGTCGGACTCACGGTTCGCTACATCGGGCGTCAGGCTCACGCGGCGGGAAGCCCCGACAAAGGAATCAACGCGCTGAACGCCGCCGTGCTGGGAATCAGCGCCGTCAACGCTTTGCGGGAGACCTTCCGCGACGACGACCATGTGCGGGTTCACTTCATCATCACCAAGGGCGGGGATCTGGTGAACTGCGTCCCCGACGACGTGCGTCTCGAAGCCTATGTCCGCGCCAGTTCCGTCCCCGTTATTGAGGAGACGCTGACCCGTGTCCTCCGCGCGTTCAGGGCCGGCGGAGACGCGGTGGGAGCGCAGACAGAATGCAGAGTGCTGCCGGGGATGTTCCCTCTGGCGGGCTGTCCGGAGCTCTACGATTTATTCAACGAAAATTCCAAACCCTTTGTCCCGCCGGAGGGCTTCTTCAACGGCGGACACATGGCGGGGTCCACGGACATGGGAGACATCAGTCAGATCATGGCGGCGGCGCATCCCAACACGGGCGGTATGGACGGAGTTCTGCACGGAGCGGACGCGCGGGTCGTGGACTACAACGCGGCGATCATCGCTCCGGGAAAGGCCATGGCGGGCACCGTGATCGACCTTCTTTCAGATGACGCGGCGGCGGCGAAGAAAATTATTTCCACGTTCAAGCCCAACCTGACGAAGGAAGAATATCTCAAAAAACTGAACGCCTATTTCGACTACAAATAA
- a CDS encoding nickel-dependent lactate racemase, translated as MPVLLEEDMNFPLPRMHKVKQVFPRQKIEDVEDHVVREMRRAEVRGKIKPGAKVAVAVGSRGIKNLALIVRTVLREIRAAGGVPFVVAAMGSHGGGTPEGQRAVLRSYGITEEAMGAEVVTSVDVVHLGKTSRGIDVYFDSAAAAADLVVPVNRVKLHTDFVADIQSGLCKMLVIGLGNHKGCTALHEEDFDFFGVTLPEAAEMILGAVNVGFGVAIIENACDETALIEAIPSENLIEREKRLVRIAKKNMPSLMIPEIDILIVEEIGKNISGAGYDPNILGKSFILKQFVLDVPKIRRMVLLDVTEESHGNAIGMGIFDVITRKVFDKLDLAQIYANAIAVKCPEDARIPIIADSEDEAVRIARRVTRGVPWDRMKIVKIKNTIELETIEISDTLAESIPNDGKLVFLE; from the coding sequence ATGCCCGTTTTGCTCGAAGAAGACATGAATTTTCCCCTCCCTCGAATGCATAAGGTGAAACAGGTGTTTCCCAGGCAGAAAATTGAGGATGTGGAGGACCATGTCGTCCGTGAAATGCGCAGGGCCGAAGTTCGCGGGAAAATAAAACCCGGCGCGAAGGTCGCTGTGGCCGTGGGCAGCCGCGGGATAAAAAATCTGGCGTTGATCGTCAGGACGGTGCTGCGGGAAATCCGCGCGGCGGGAGGCGTTCCTTTCGTTGTGGCCGCCATGGGCAGTCACGGCGGAGGAACTCCGGAGGGGCAAAGAGCCGTGCTGCGCTCATATGGAATTACGGAAGAGGCCATGGGGGCGGAGGTTGTGACTTCCGTAGACGTCGTACACCTTGGAAAAACGTCCAGAGGCATCGACGTTTATTTCGACAGCGCGGCCGCCGCCGCCGACCTGGTCGTTCCCGTCAACCGCGTAAAGCTTCATACGGATTTTGTAGCGGACATTCAAAGCGGACTCTGCAAAATGCTCGTTATCGGTCTGGGGAATCATAAGGGCTGTACCGCTCTTCATGAAGAAGATTTTGACTTTTTTGGCGTTACCCTTCCGGAAGCGGCTGAAATGATCCTTGGCGCCGTCAACGTGGGCTTTGGAGTGGCCATAATCGAAAATGCCTGCGATGAAACGGCGCTGATCGAAGCCATCCCCTCAGAAAACCTTATCGAGCGCGAGAAGCGGCTTGTCCGCATTGCGAAGAAAAATATGCCGTCGCTGATGATTCCGGAGATCGACATCCTGATTGTTGAAGAGATAGGGAAAAACATTTCAGGGGCCGGATATGATCCCAATATTCTGGGAAAGAGTTTTATTCTGAAACAATTTGTGCTGGATGTGCCGAAGATCAGACGCATGGTGCTGTTGGACGTGACGGAGGAATCCCACGGCAACGCCATCGGTATGGGAATTTTCGACGTGATCACCCGCAAAGTTTTCGACAAGCTGGACCTTGCGCAGATCTACGCCAACGCAATAGCGGTGAAATGTCCGGAGGACGCGAGAATTCCCATTATCGCCGATTCCGAGGACGAAGCCGTCCGTATAGCCCGTCGGGTGACGAGAGGCGTGCCCTGGGACCGCATGAAAATCGTAAAAATCAAAA
- a CDS encoding NifU family protein: MKVKDRIEGVLDEKLRPLLRTHGGDIEVMAFENGVLKVKMLGSCNNCPSAVSDVEDLAAAEVRAAVPEVERVMLVSGVSDELLETAKALMKMKRQD; the protein is encoded by the coding sequence GTGAAGGTGAAAGATCGAATCGAAGGGGTTCTCGATGAAAAGCTGCGCCCTCTGCTGAGAACACACGGAGGGGATATCGAAGTGATGGCCTTCGAGAACGGCGTCCTGAAGGTGAAAATGCTGGGAAGCTGTAACAACTGCCCTTCCGCCGTCTCCGACGTGGAGGACCTGGCGGCGGCGGAGGTGAGGGCGGCCGTCCCTGAGGTGGAGCGCGTTATGCTGGTCTCCGGCGTCTCCGATGAACTGCTGGAGACGGCCAAAGCTCTGATGAAAATGAAACGTCAGGATTGA
- a CDS encoding 4-hydroxyphenylacetate 3-hydroxylase family protein, with amino-acid sequence MPLMTGDQYVESIRKIKMEVYLLGKKVDVPVDDPILRPSLNSVRATYDLAQMPEYEDLMTAVDPETGKKINRFNHIHRSTGDLVKKVKMQRLLGQKTAACFQRCVGMDAFNAVWSTSWDLDKKHGTSYFKNFKKFLDYVKEHDLTVDGAMTDPKGDRSLAPHLQPDPDMYLHVVERRPDGIVVRGAKAHQTGALNSHEMIVMPTVAMSPEDRDYAVSFAVPLDTKGLFMIVGRQSCDTRKLEGGKIDVGNAKFGGVEALVVFDDVFVPNDRIFLNGETEFAGVLVERFAGYHRQSYGGCKVGVGDVLIGATALAADYNGAAKASHIKDKLIEMIHLNETLYCCGIACSAEGAPTESGNYIINLLLANVCKQNVTRFPYEIVRLAEDIAGGIVVTAPSEKDLYDPKLGPYVEKYLKAAPGVSVENRLRVLRLIENLALGTAAVGYRTESMHGAGSPQAQRIMIARQSNIAAKKELAKKIAGIQD; translated from the coding sequence ATGCCATTGATGACAGGGGATCAGTATGTGGAAAGCATTCGTAAGATTAAAATGGAGGTGTATCTGCTGGGCAAAAAGGTGGATGTTCCGGTGGACGACCCCATTCTGCGCCCTTCCCTCAACTCCGTCCGCGCGACTTACGATCTGGCTCAGATGCCCGAATACGAGGATCTGATGACAGCTGTCGATCCGGAGACCGGCAAAAAAATCAACCGTTTCAATCATATTCATCGCAGCACCGGCGACCTGGTCAAAAAAGTGAAAATGCAGCGTCTGCTGGGGCAGAAAACAGCCGCCTGCTTCCAGCGCTGTGTGGGTATGGACGCCTTCAACGCCGTCTGGAGCACGAGCTGGGACCTCGATAAGAAACACGGCACGAGCTACTTCAAAAATTTCAAAAAATTTCTGGATTACGTGAAGGAGCATGACCTGACGGTGGACGGGGCGATGACGGACCCGAAGGGAGATCGTTCTCTCGCTCCCCACCTTCAGCCCGACCCCGACATGTACCTGCATGTGGTCGAGCGCCGCCCGGACGGCATTGTGGTGCGAGGGGCCAAGGCGCATCAGACCGGCGCCCTCAACTCCCACGAGATGATCGTGATGCCCACGGTGGCCATGTCCCCGGAGGATCGGGACTACGCGGTGTCCTTTGCCGTGCCGCTGGACACGAAGGGGCTCTTTATGATCGTGGGGCGTCAGTCCTGCGACACGAGAAAACTGGAAGGCGGAAAAATCGACGTGGGCAACGCGAAGTTTGGGGGAGTCGAGGCTCTGGTGGTGTTCGACGACGTGTTCGTCCCCAACGACAGAATTTTCCTGAACGGAGAAACGGAGTTTGCGGGGGTTCTGGTGGAGCGTTTCGCGGGGTATCATCGCCAGAGTTACGGCGGCTGCAAGGTCGGCGTCGGCGACGTCCTGATCGGCGCAACCGCTCTGGCGGCGGACTACAATGGAGCGGCCAAAGCCTCTCACATCAAAGACAAGCTCATTGAGATGATTCACCTCAACGAAACGCTGTACTGCTGCGGCATCGCCTGTTCCGCCGAGGGCGCTCCCACGGAGTCGGGAAACTATATCATCAACCTGCTTCTGGCCAACGTCTGCAAGCAGAACGTGACGCGCTTCCCCTATGAAATCGTGCGTCTGGCCGAGGACATCGCCGGCGGCATCGTCGTTACGGCGCCCTCCGAAAAAGACCTGTACGACCCAAAACTGGGGCCTTACGTTGAAAAATATCTGAAGGCCGCCCCCGGAGTTTCCGTGGAAAATCGGCTTCGCGTGCTGCGCCTGATCGAAAACCTGGCCCTCGGTACGGCGGCCGTCGGCTACCGGACGGAGTCGATGCACGGCGCCGGCTCCCCTCAGGCCCAGAGAATCATGATTGCGCGTCAGAGCAACATCGCGGCCAAAAAGGAACTGGCGAAAAAAATCGCCGGCATTCAGGACTGA
- a CDS encoding DUF126 domain-containing protein has protein sequence MSGKVFSCHKISEGVGEGEVIISRDEIMFYLVRPETGEVLEKAHDIEGKSVAKKAIVFPGGKGSSVVQSDGLFQLMLQHNQPAAMIIQYPETVLVAGAIIMEIPMVDKVDPEFYKVVKNGDRVKVDANAGTITILN, from the coding sequence ATGAGCGGAAAAGTGTTTTCCTGTCACAAAATCTCCGAGGGAGTCGGAGAAGGCGAAGTCATCATCTCCAGAGACGAAATCATGTTTTACCTTGTGCGTCCCGAAACGGGGGAGGTCCTGGAGAAAGCTCACGATATTGAGGGCAAAAGCGTAGCGAAAAAGGCGATTGTCTTTCCCGGCGGAAAAGGCAGCTCGGTGGTGCAAAGCGACGGGCTCTTCCAGCTGATGTTGCAGCATAACCAGCCTGCGGCCATGATCATTCAGTACCCCGAAACGGTGCTGGTGGCTGGCGCCATCATTATGGAAATTCCCATGGTGGACAAAGTGGATCCCGAATTTTATAAAGTCGTGAAAAATGGCGACAGGGTAAAAGTGGACGCCAACGCGGGGACGATAACGATTTTGAACTGA
- the amrA gene encoding AmmeMemoRadiSam system protein A: MRLARLTVERLLKGGPLPVSGTEIEADPALWNLERACFVSIKKSNGDLRGCIGTILPVHPALDQEIISNAVASSTRDPRFPSMSASELGGVTFSVDVLTLPEPVSSLDELDPAVWGVIVSKGHQRGVLLPDLEGVDTVERQIGIAAQKAGIRNLDNISVERFRVERYKESDVF; encoded by the coding sequence GTGCGACTGGCCCGGCTGACCGTGGAGCGTCTGCTGAAGGGAGGGCCTCTTCCCGTTTCGGGGACGGAGATCGAGGCGGACCCGGCTCTCTGGAACCTGGAAAGGGCGTGTTTCGTATCGATCAAAAAATCGAACGGCGATCTGCGGGGCTGTATCGGGACTATCCTGCCCGTTCACCCGGCGCTGGATCAGGAGATCATTTCCAACGCGGTCGCTTCGTCCACCCGAGATCCGCGTTTTCCCTCGATGAGCGCTTCGGAGCTCGGCGGGGTGACGTTTTCCGTGGACGTGCTGACCCTTCCCGAGCCCGTTTCCAGCCTTGACGAGCTGGACCCCGCCGTTTGGGGCGTGATCGTCTCGAAGGGGCATCAGCGGGGCGTTCTGCTGCCCGACCTGGAAGGGGTGGACACCGTGGAACGACAGATCGGAATCGCGGCGCAGAAGGCGGGAATCAGAAACCTGGACAACATCTCCGTCGAGCGTTTCCGCGTGGAACGATACAAGGAATCCGACGTTTTCTGA
- a CDS encoding radical SAM protein, with the protein MKIEASWWTGEGEGARCELCFHRCLIPAGGEGLCGVRRYDGQNLQSPYLGRFSSCAIDPIEKKPLRHWRPGSQIFSLGGGGCNMRCPFCQNHSISSPAGGVGKLPLTALSPEELVLRVREERLSSVAWTYNEPTLQAEYILRAAPLLRESGIAAVLVTNGMWGPEVGKAFAAEIDAANVDVKTFDAAKYASMGGSLDVAETNVESLVKAGVHVELTCLVVPGKSDDCEDFERMRDWIAGIDANIPLHISRYFPAYRYSAPPTDIALMKRFESIARQKLTHVHLGNVW; encoded by the coding sequence GTGAAAATCGAAGCGTCCTGGTGGACCGGAGAAGGGGAGGGGGCGCGGTGCGAACTCTGTTTTCACCGGTGTCTCATCCCCGCCGGCGGAGAGGGGCTGTGCGGTGTACGGCGATATGACGGGCAAAATTTGCAGTCGCCGTATCTTGGTCGTTTCAGCTCCTGCGCCATCGACCCGATCGAAAAAAAACCGCTCCGTCACTGGCGGCCGGGCTCTCAAATCTTTTCACTGGGCGGTGGAGGGTGCAATATGCGCTGTCCCTTCTGTCAGAACCATTCCATTTCGAGCCCCGCCGGAGGCGTCGGGAAACTGCCGCTGACGGCCCTGAGCCCGGAAGAACTCGTCCTGCGGGTGCGGGAGGAGCGTCTGTCGTCGGTGGCCTGGACCTACAACGAACCGACGCTTCAGGCCGAGTATATCCTTCGGGCCGCGCCGCTGCTGCGAGAGTCCGGAATAGCGGCCGTGCTGGTCACGAACGGAATGTGGGGGCCGGAGGTCGGGAAGGCGTTTGCCGCCGAAATTGACGCCGCGAATGTGGACGTCAAAACCTTCGACGCCGCGAAATACGCCTCCATGGGCGGTTCTCTCGACGTGGCGGAGACGAACGTGGAGTCTCTGGTGAAAGCGGGCGTACACGTGGAACTGACCTGCCTGGTTGTTCCGGGCAAAAGCGACGATTGCGAAGATTTCGAGAGAATGAGGGACTGGATCGCCGGAATCGACGCGAACATCCCTCTGCATATTTCGCGCTACTTTCCGGCGTATCGATACTCCGCGCCTCCCACCGACATTGCCCTCATGAAAAGATTTGAATCCATCGCCAGGCAAAAACTGACTCACGTCCACCTGGGCAACGTCTGGTGA
- a CDS encoding acetyl-CoA C-acetyltransferase, giving the protein MSREIVLAGACRTAIGKMGGALAGIPVAELGAVVVKEAVKRAGVKPDQVDEVFMGCVLQGAQGQNVARQSAVKAGLPVEVPAQTLNIVCGSGLKSVNLAAAMIATGEADVVVAGGMENMSSAVYAMEKARFGYRMGDGALVDTMIKDALWDAFNQYHMGVTAENVAERYGVTRAMQDAFAASSQQKCEAAQKAGKFKDEIVPVPVKVKKETIPFEVDEYPRSGVTVESIAGLSPAFKPNGTVTAANASGINDGAAAVVVLSAEKAKALGVKPMARWIGGATAGVDPAVMGIAPAFATRKLLEKTKISLDEIELIEANEAFAAQAVAVGQLLNWDAARVNVNGGAIALGHPVGASGCRILVTLLHEMLRRGTPRGLATLCIGGGMGVSTLVELVR; this is encoded by the coding sequence ATGAGCAGAGAAATCGTGCTGGCCGGAGCGTGCCGGACGGCTATCGGTAAAATGGGAGGGGCGCTTGCGGGGATTCCCGTGGCAGAACTGGGAGCTGTCGTTGTAAAAGAGGCTGTGAAACGCGCCGGAGTGAAGCCGGATCAGGTTGACGAGGTATTCATGGGTTGCGTCCTTCAGGGAGCGCAGGGGCAGAATGTGGCCCGCCAGTCCGCGGTGAAAGCCGGGCTTCCCGTCGAGGTTCCCGCCCAGACCCTGAATATCGTATGCGGGTCGGGCCTTAAAAGCGTGAACCTCGCGGCGGCCATGATCGCCACAGGAGAGGCCGACGTCGTCGTCGCCGGAGGGATGGAAAACATGTCCTCCGCGGTCTACGCCATGGAAAAGGCCCGTTTCGGCTATCGCATGGGCGACGGCGCTCTGGTCGACACGATGATCAAAGACGCGCTCTGGGACGCGTTCAATCAATATCACATGGGAGTTACAGCGGAGAACGTCGCCGAAAGATACGGCGTCACCCGCGCCATGCAGGACGCCTTCGCGGCATCCAGTCAGCAGAAGTGCGAAGCCGCACAGAAGGCGGGAAAATTTAAGGACGAAATCGTTCCCGTTCCGGTCAAAGTAAAAAAGGAAACGATCCCCTTCGAGGTGGACGAATATCCGCGATCAGGTGTGACAGTCGAGTCCATCGCCGGACTGTCTCCCGCCTTCAAACCCAACGGCACCGTCACGGCCGCCAACGCCTCCGGCATCAACGATGGAGCGGCGGCGGTTGTCGTCCTGAGCGCCGAGAAGGCGAAAGCACTGGGAGTGAAGCCGATGGCCAGGTGGATCGGCGGAGCGACGGCGGGAGTGGATCCCGCGGTGATGGGGATAGCTCCGGCTTTTGCCACCCGGAAGCTTCTTGAAAAAACGAAGATCTCTCTGGATGAAATCGAGCTGATCGAGGCCAATGAGGCCTTTGCGGCTCAGGCCGTGGCTGTGGGCCAGCTGCTGAACTGGGACGCGGCAAGGGTCAACGTCAACGGAGGAGCCATCGCTCTGGGGCATCCGGTGGGAGCTTCCGGCTGCCGCATTCTTGTCACGCTGCTTCACGAAATGCTCCGACGAGGGACGCCAAGGGGTCTTGCGACCCTCTGCATCGGCGGCGGCATGGGCGTTTCCACTCTGGTGGAGCTCGTAAGGTAA
- a CDS encoding aconitase X catalytic domain-containing protein — MELTSDLKDMEKGKYGEGAALALKVQIGIGECFDAPRMVPITNAHVALSNQEMDLWFAEKMVKLGAKTKIPPTVNPGFCLPYFSAKNMVTSEEADHMKRTHEAYRALGCRLTYNCTPYMDTNVPFPNEIVAFSESSATPFVNSVWGARSNRESAQSALCAAITGVVPEYGLLLDENRKGNILVKVEAEMKSDFSYNLLGYMGRKIGPGIPVFVGLGSYLSPEAHRNLGAELNTSGAYAMYHVVGVTPEAPTLEAAFGGREPERTVTITEEDLARVLETEISDPGNRDIDFALFGCPHTSIREVRYMAERLQGKKLAVPFWVMTSSLTKSSAEKMGLLKIIQDAGGDLVEDTCSDQPCWHLYKGRVGVTESPKCAYYPRKRGLEFVIRDLDTCIDAALKGRVK; from the coding sequence ATGGAACTTACCAGTGACCTGAAGGATATGGAGAAAGGTAAATACGGAGAGGGCGCGGCTTTGGCGCTGAAAGTGCAAATTGGCATCGGAGAATGCTTCGACGCTCCACGAATGGTTCCCATCACCAACGCTCACGTGGCCCTGAGCAATCAGGAAATGGATCTCTGGTTTGCGGAGAAGATGGTGAAGCTGGGTGCGAAGACGAAAATTCCGCCCACGGTGAATCCCGGTTTCTGCCTTCCTTATTTCAGCGCGAAGAACATGGTCACCTCCGAGGAAGCCGACCACATGAAACGCACTCACGAGGCCTACAGGGCTCTGGGCTGCCGCCTGACCTACAACTGTACGCCCTATATGGATACGAACGTCCCTTTCCCCAACGAAATTGTGGCTTTTTCGGAGTCCAGCGCGACGCCCTTCGTCAACTCCGTCTGGGGGGCGCGTTCCAACAGGGAGTCGGCCCAGTCGGCTCTCTGCGCGGCGATCACCGGCGTGGTTCCGGAATACGGACTGCTGCTCGACGAAAACCGCAAAGGGAACATCCTCGTCAAAGTCGAGGCGGAAATGAAAAGCGATTTCTCCTACAACCTTCTCGGATACATGGGCAGGAAAATCGGGCCTGGCATACCTGTTTTCGTGGGGCTCGGCAGCTATCTTTCGCCCGAAGCCCATCGAAATCTGGGGGCGGAACTGAACACCTCCGGAGCTTACGCCATGTACCACGTCGTCGGAGTTACGCCGGAAGCGCCCACTTTGGAGGCCGCTTTTGGAGGCAGAGAGCCGGAGCGAACCGTGACCATAACGGAAGAGGACCTGGCGCGCGTGCTGGAAACGGAAATCTCCGATCCGGGCAATCGCGATATCGATTTCGCCCTGTTCGGCTGCCCACACACCAGCATCCGGGAGGTTCGTTATATGGCCGAACGTCTTCAGGGGAAAAAACTGGCCGTGCCGTTCTGGGTGATGACTTCGTCTCTGACCAAATCCAGCGCCGAAAAGATGGGATTGCTCAAAATCATTCAGGATGCCGGAGGCGATCTCGTCGAAGACACCTGCTCGGACCAGCCCTGCTGGCACCTGTATAAGGGAAGGGTTGGAGTGACGGAGTCTCCGAAATGCGCGTATTACCCAAGAAAACGAGGGCTGGAATTCGTCATTCGCGATCTGGATACCTGTATCGACGCTGCCCTGAAAGGGAGGGTGAAGTGA